One window of Halopseudomonas maritima genomic DNA carries:
- the algB gene encoding sigma-54-dependent response regulator transcription factor AlgB has product MDAAQSNGRILLVDDEPAILRTFRYCLEDEGYQVATASNGMQAESVLHSQVFDLCFLDLRLGEESGLDVMARMRAIAPWMRVVMVTAHSAVDTAVDAMQAGAADYLVKPCSPDQLRMSAAKQLEARQLAARLETLEEEVRQTRVSPDSQSPAMMAVLETARQVAGTDANILILGESGTGKGELARLIHGWSRRAKKECVTINCPSLNAELMESELFGHTKGAFTGASESTMGRVNQADGGTLFLDEIGDFPLTLQPKLLRFIQDKEYERVGDPVTRRADVRILAATNLDLAEMAKEGRFREDLLYRLNVITLTLPPLRERTDDILALADRFLAAFVKDYARPACGFSDAAQNALLNHDWPGNIRELRNVIERASIICNEERVDVAHLGLGVEGDDNAAPRVGANLSLDELEKAHIAAVLAASPTLEQAARTLGIDASTLYRKRKQFGL; this is encoded by the coding sequence ATGGATGCAGCTCAAAGCAACGGACGTATTCTGCTGGTAGATGATGAACCCGCGATTCTGCGTACCTTTCGCTACTGCCTGGAAGATGAGGGTTATCAGGTCGCAACGGCCAGCAACGGTATGCAGGCCGAATCGGTGTTGCATAGCCAGGTCTTCGACCTGTGTTTTCTGGACTTGCGCCTGGGTGAGGAGAGCGGTTTGGATGTGATGGCCCGAATGCGTGCCATCGCACCCTGGATGCGTGTGGTGATGGTGACTGCGCATTCGGCCGTCGACACCGCCGTGGACGCCATGCAGGCAGGCGCGGCGGATTACCTGGTCAAGCCCTGCAGCCCCGATCAACTGCGCATGTCTGCAGCCAAGCAGTTGGAAGCCCGCCAACTGGCCGCGCGGCTGGAAACCCTGGAAGAGGAGGTACGCCAGACCCGCGTCAGCCCGGATTCCCAGAGCCCGGCGATGATGGCCGTGCTGGAAACGGCGCGTCAGGTCGCAGGTACCGACGCCAACATTCTTATTCTGGGTGAGTCTGGCACCGGCAAGGGCGAGCTGGCTCGCCTGATTCACGGCTGGAGCCGCCGTGCGAAGAAAGAGTGCGTGACCATCAACTGCCCGTCGCTGAACGCGGAGCTGATGGAGAGTGAACTGTTCGGCCACACCAAGGGCGCCTTTACCGGTGCCAGCGAAAGCACTATGGGGCGGGTCAATCAGGCCGACGGGGGGACGCTTTTCCTGGATGAGATTGGCGACTTCCCATTGACCCTGCAGCCCAAGCTGCTGCGATTTATTCAGGATAAGGAATACGAGCGTGTCGGTGATCCGGTTACCCGTCGCGCCGATGTGAGGATTCTGGCTGCCACCAATCTCGATCTTGCTGAGATGGCCAAGGAAGGGCGCTTTCGCGAAGACTTGCTGTATCGCCTCAATGTGATCACCCTGACGCTGCCGCCACTGCGCGAGCGTACCGATGACATCCTTGCCCTGGCAGACCGCTTTTTGGCGGCCTTCGTCAAAGACTATGCGCGGCCGGCCTGTGGCTTCAGTGATGCAGCCCAGAACGCGCTGCTCAACCACGACTGGCCAGGCAACATCCGTGAGCTGCGCAACGTTATCGAGCGGGCCAGCATCATTTGCAACGAAGAGCGGGTGGATGTGGCGCATCTGGGCCTGGGTGTGGAGGGGGATGACAACGCCGCGCCCCGGGTGGGTGCCAATCTCAGCCTCGATGAACTGGAGAAGGCGCACATCGCCGCCGTGCTGGCTGCCAGCCCAACGCTGGAGCAGGCTGCCCGAACCCTGGGGATAGACGCCTCCACCCTGTACCGCAAGCGTAAGCAGTTTGGCCTATGA
- a CDS encoding BON domain-containing protein, with protein sequence MRSAKPIALLSLSTALLCSVSMSIQAADPAPSMERYQASIVQSADDASIVSTLQSRLAWHGNTAGIDIRVSSHKGMVSLSGIVPADGDKRVAVATALHTPGVVSVDASQLHIGRTRQVSEARWQQPRLQQANRMQL encoded by the coding sequence ATGCGCAGCGCCAAACCCATCGCACTGCTGAGCCTGTCTACCGCCCTGCTGTGCTCAGTGTCCATGAGCATCCAGGCAGCCGACCCTGCCCCTAGCATGGAGCGGTATCAGGCCTCGATAGTTCAATCCGCCGACGACGCCAGCATAGTCAGCACCCTGCAATCGCGGCTCGCCTGGCATGGTAACACGGCCGGAATCGACATCCGGGTGAGCAGCCACAAGGGCATGGTTAGCCTGAGCGGCATAGTGCCAGCCGACGGTGACAAGCGCGTCGCAGTCGCCACTGCGCTACACACCCCAGGGGTGGTCAGCGTGGACGCCAGCCAACTGCACATTGGACGCACACGGCAGGTCAGTGAAGCTCGCTGGCAGCAGCCACGACTGCAGCAGGCCAACCGCATGCAACTGTAA
- a CDS encoding DUF1328 domain-containing protein, producing the protein MYNWAIAFLVMSLAAAVFALGGFDAPYDQIGAMLSPLFLGLAVVAAVVGKRTRHRQ; encoded by the coding sequence ATGTACAACTGGGCCATCGCCTTTCTTGTAATGTCTCTGGCCGCCGCCGTCTTTGCCTTGGGCGGCTTCGATGCACCCTACGATCAAATCGGTGCCATGCTCAGCCCGCTGTTTCTGGGCCTGGCCGTAGTCGCCGCTGTCGTGGGCAAACGCACACGCCATCGTCAGTAA
- a CDS encoding GNAT family N-acetyltransferase, whose protein sequence is MPPSAQDTLPSLQQLPRAQLPLVNRFYRAYQRGMKARGDQHVWTLRAPHICAAVCLQPVESGYWLTSLLVAPDLRAQGLGSHLLQQLRRRVSGPIWLFCAPSLLPFYQACGYQPTATLPQPLSSRLQRYQRTKSLIALVSTCT, encoded by the coding sequence TTGCCACCGTCCGCGCAAGACACACTCCCTTCCCTGCAGCAGCTGCCCCGCGCGCAGTTGCCGCTGGTCAACCGCTTCTACCGCGCGTACCAACGCGGCATGAAAGCCCGTGGCGACCAGCACGTCTGGACCCTGCGAGCACCACACATTTGCGCCGCCGTTTGCCTGCAGCCCGTTGAAAGCGGTTATTGGCTAACCTCCCTCCTGGTAGCACCAGACCTGCGCGCCCAGGGCTTGGGCAGCCATCTGCTACAACAGCTGCGCCGTCGTGTTTCTGGCCCGATCTGGCTATTTTGCGCGCCGTCTCTACTCCCCTTCTATCAAGCATGCGGCTACCAGCCCACAGCGACGCTGCCGCAGCCGCTGAGCTCGCGCCTGCAGCGCTATCAACGCACCAAGTCGCTGATAGCGCTGGTCAGCACCTGTACCTGA
- a CDS encoding TorF family putative porin, which translates to MKKLAVAVATASTLSFANMAHAEAFDTAMGEFDVSMTATLATDYIWRGQSQTDGAGAIQGSLDIAHESGLYVGAWASNVDSADFGGASVEIDYYAGYGGTITDDISYDLSWATYTYPKNSSIDVDEALASISLYGLTLGAKYAYDPQSALYTYVGYDFSLPYDVGLSLHYGLTDTKDPLNGVDGDEKYGDWAVTLGKTILGLDVALMYSDTDLGDDCGYSSQDSCDSNVTLSVSKTL; encoded by the coding sequence ATGAAGAAACTTGCAGTTGCCGTTGCTACCGCCAGCACACTGTCTTTTGCCAACATGGCCCACGCTGAAGCCTTTGATACGGCCATGGGCGAGTTTGACGTGAGCATGACTGCAACCCTGGCGACCGACTACATCTGGCGCGGTCAATCACAAACCGACGGCGCTGGCGCTATCCAGGGCAGCCTGGACATCGCCCACGAAAGTGGTCTGTATGTCGGCGCGTGGGCATCCAACGTCGACTCTGCCGACTTCGGCGGCGCAAGCGTTGAAATCGACTACTACGCTGGTTACGGCGGTACCATCACCGACGACATCAGCTACGATCTGTCCTGGGCGACCTACACGTACCCCAAGAACAGTTCCATCGACGTTGACGAAGCCCTGGCCAGCATTAGCCTGTACGGCCTGACCCTGGGTGCCAAATACGCATACGACCCGCAGAGCGCGCTGTACACCTACGTAGGCTATGACTTCTCCCTGCCCTACGACGTGGGCCTGAGCCTGCACTACGGCCTGACCGACACCAAAGACCCGCTCAACGGTGTTGATGGCGACGAGAAGTACGGTGACTGGGCCGTTACTCTGGGCAAAACCATTCTGGGTCTGGACGTAGCCCTGATGTACAGCGACACCGATCTGGGTGACGACTGCGGATACTCCAGCCAAGATTCCTGCGACTCCAACGTAACCCTGTCGGTCTCCAAGACCCTGTAA
- the dcd gene encoding dCTP deaminase: MSIKSDRWIRTMSQEQGMIEPFVERQIRGAEGDRVISYGVSSYGYDVRCADEFKVFTNIHSAVVDPKNFDDKSFVDIQSDVCIIPPNSFALARTVEYFRIPRNVLTICLGKSTYARCGIIVNVTPLEPEWEGHVTLEFSNTTNLPAKIYANEGVAQMLFFESDEACETSYRDRGGKYQGQRGVTLPRA, translated from the coding sequence ATGAGCATCAAATCTGACCGCTGGATCCGCACCATGTCCCAGGAGCAGGGGATGATTGAACCCTTCGTCGAGCGCCAGATCCGTGGTGCCGAGGGTGACCGGGTTATCTCCTACGGGGTCTCCAGCTACGGCTACGATGTGCGCTGTGCCGACGAATTCAAGGTGTTCACCAATATTCACTCTGCGGTGGTGGACCCGAAGAACTTTGACGACAAGAGCTTCGTCGATATCCAGAGTGACGTGTGCATTATTCCGCCCAACTCCTTTGCCCTGGCCCGCACGGTTGAGTACTTCCGCATTCCGCGCAATGTACTGACCATCTGTCTGGGCAAAAGCACCTACGCGCGCTGCGGCATCATCGTCAACGTCACGCCGTTGGAGCCGGAGTGGGAGGGGCATGTGACCCTGGAGTTTTCCAATACCACCAATCTGCCGGCCAAGATCTACGCCAATGAAGGTGTGGCGCAGATGCTGTTCTTTGAGTCCGATGAGGCCTGCGAAACCTCTTATCGTGATCGGGGTGGTAAGTACCAGGGGCAGCGCGGGGTGACCTTGCCGCGCGCCTGA